One genomic segment of Panicum virgatum strain AP13 chromosome 2N, P.virgatum_v5, whole genome shotgun sequence includes these proteins:
- the LOC120660789 gene encoding trimethyltridecatetraene synthase-like gives MELPPWAAFLGVVLATVMLLKAVLGRRGRRAYNLPPGPKPWPIIGNLDLMGALPHRSIHELSRKYGPLMQLRFGSFPVVVGSSVDMAKFFLKTHDVMFTDRPKTAAGKYTTYNNRDITWSPYGAYWRQARKMCLTELFSAKRLESYEYIRTAEVQALLRDLHAASGTGRAVMLKDYLSTVSLNVITRMVLGKKYLDKEVVAGGSSVTTPEEFKWMLDELFLLNGVLNIGDSIPWLDWMDLQGYIRRMKKISKMFDRFLEHVVEEHNQRRLREGKSFVAKDMVDVLLQIADDPTLEVELNRESVKAFTQDLIAGGTESSAVTVEWAISELLKKPEVIAKATEELDRVIGRSRWVTEKDIPQLPYVDAIVKETMRLHPVAPLLVPRLAREDATVDGYDIPAGTRVLVSVWSIGRDPALWDAPEEFMPERFLGSKLDVKGQDYELLPFGSGRRMCPGYSLGLKVIQVSLANLLHGFTWSLPNGMTKEELSMEEIFGLSTPRKFPLEAVVEPKLPAHLYAAEA, from the exons ATGGAGCTTCCACCATGGGCGGCTTTTCTCGGCGTGGTGCTCGCCACCGTGATGCTTCTCAAGGCCGTCctcggccgccgcgggcgccgcgcgTACAACCTCCCGCCGGGGCCCAAGCCGTGGCCGATCATCGGCAACCTCGACCTGATGGGCGCGCTCCCGCACCGCTCCATCCACGAGCTGTCAAGGAAGTACGGCCCGCTGATGCAGCTCCGGTTCGGGTCCTTCCCCGTGGTCGTCGGCTCGTCGGTGGACATGGCCAAGTTCTTCCTCAAGACCCACGACGTGATGTTCACGGACCGGCCCAAGACCGCCGCCGGCAAGTACACCACCTACAACAACCGGGACATCACCTGGTCCCCGTACGGCGCCTACTGGCGGCAGGCGCGCAAGATGTGCCTCACCGAGCTCTTCAGCGCCAAGCGTCTCGAGTCGTACGAGTACATCCGCACCGCCGAGGTCCAAGCGCTGCTGCGCGACCTGCACGCGGCGTCTGGCACCGGCCGCGCCGTCATGCTCAAGGACTACCTGTCCACGGTGAGCCTGAACGTGATCACGCGCATGGTGCTCGGCAAGAAGTACCTGGACAAGGAGGTGGTGGCCGGTGGGTCCTCCGTGACCACGCCGGAGGAGTTCAAGTGGATGCTCGACGAGCTGTTCCTGCTCAACGGCGTGCTCAACATCGGCGACTCCATCCCGTGGCTCGACTGGATGGACCTGCAGGGTTACATCAGGAGGATGAAGAAGATCAGCAAGATGTTCGACCGGTTCCTGGAGCACGTCGTGGAGGAGCACAACCAGCGGCGGCTGCGCGAGGGGAAGAGCTTCGTCGCCAAGGACATGGTCGACGTGCTGCTCCAGATTGCCGACGACCCTACCCTGGAGGTTGAGCTGAACAGAGAAAGCGTCAAGGCTTTCACTCAG GACCTCATCGCCGGCGGCACGGAGAGCTCTGCAGTCACAGTGGAGTGGGCCATCTCGGAGCTCCTGAAGAAGCCCGAGGTCATCGCCAAGGCCACGGAGGAGCTGGACCGCGTCATCGGCCGCAGCCGCTGGGTCACGGAGAAGGACATTCCCCAGCTCCCATACGTGGACGCCATCGTCAAGGAGACCATGCGGCTGCACCCGGTGGCGCCGTTGCTGGTGCCCCGCCTTGCGCGCGAGGACGCCACCGTCGACGGCTACGACATCCCCGCCGGCACGCGCGTGCTCGTCAGCGTGTGGTCCATCGGCCGCGACCCCGCGCTGTGGGACGCCCCGGAGGAGTTCATGCCGGAGCGCTTCCTCGGCAGCAAGCTCGACGTGAAGGGACAAGATTACGAGCTGCTGCCGTTCGGGTCGGGCCGGCGGATGTGCCCCGGGTACAGCCTCGGCCTGAAGGTCATCCAGGTGAGCCTCGCCAACCTGCTGCACGGCTTCACCTGGAGCCTCCCCAACGGCATGACCAAGGAGGAGCTGAGCATGGAGGAGATCTTCGGGCTGTCCACGCCGCGCAAGTTCCCTCTCGAGGCCGTCGTCGAGCCCAAGCTGCCGGCACATCTCTACGCCGCCGAGGCTTGA